One part of the Drosophila sechellia strain sech25 unplaced genomic scaffold, ASM438219v1 U_326, whole genome shotgun sequence genome encodes these proteins:
- the LOC116803222 gene encoding uncharacterized protein LOC116803222, whose translation MSTVVKAEELPTLPKIQIPTFFGDSKEWDLFNELFTELIHVREDLSPSLKFNYLKSALKGEARNVVTHLLLGSGENYEATWEFLTKRYENKRNIFSDHMNRLMDMPNLNLESNKQIKTFIDTINESIYIIKLKAQLPEDVDAIFAHIILRKFNKESLNLYESHVKKTKEIQALSDVMDFLEQRLNSISSFSQEVKPVKKMINNNKNKNYSDNCAYCKLPGHYLIQCHKFKIMNPAERSDWVRKNGICLRCLRHPFGKKCISEQLCSTCRKPHHTLLHFAGHNPEKVNTCRTTGQALLATALIQVKSKYGGFEQLRALIDSGSQSTIISEESAQILKLKKFRSHTEISGVSSTGTCISKHKAVISIRNSPKNLEIEAIILPKLMKALPVNTINVDQKKWKNFKLADPDFNKPGRIDLIIGADVYTHILQNGVIKIDGLLGQKTDFGWIVSGCKKSKGKETIVATTIEIKELDRYWEVEEEEKDDIESEICENKFIKTTKKDSDGRYIVSIPFKEDVTLGDSKKQAIARYMNLEKKLKRNEKLKVDYTKFMNEYMDLGHMIEVSDEGKYFLPHQAVIRDSSLTTKLRVVFDASAKTTNNKSLNDIMWVGPRVQKDIFDIIIKWRKWEFVVSADIEKMYRQIKIDNNDQKYQYILWRNSPKEKIKTYKLTTVTYGTASAPYLATRVLVDIADKCKNQVISAIIRNDFYMDDLMTGADSVEEANKLITLILHELQKVGFNLRKWISNNSKILTTVEDTGDNKVLNIIENECVKTLGLKWEPQNDLFKFSVNCNDESKNINKRVVLSTLAKIFDPLGWLAPVTVSGKLFIQKLWINKSEWDQELSIEDKNYWEKYKENLLLLENIRIPRWINSNSSSVIQIHGFADASEKAYAAVVYAKVGPHVNIIASKSRVNPIKNRKTIPKLELCAAHLLSELIQRLKGSIDNIMEIYAWSDSTITLAWINSGQSKIKFIKRRTDDIRKLKNTEWNHVKSEDNPADLASRGVDSNQLINCDFWWKGPKWLADPKELWPRQQSVEEPVLINTVLNDKIDDPIYELIERYSSIEKLIRIIAYINRFVQMKTRNKAYSSIISVKEIRIAETVVIKKQQEYQFRQEIKCLKIKKEIKTNNKILSLNPFLDKDGVLRVGGRLQNSNAEFNVKHPIILEKCHLTSLLIKNAHKETLHGGINLMRNYIQRKYWIFGLKNSLKKYLRECVTCARYKQNTAQQIMGNLPKYRVTMTFPFLNTGIDYAGPYYVKCSKNRGQKTFKGYVAVFVCMATKAIHLEMVSDLTSDAFLAALRRFIARRGKCSNIYSDNGTNFVGAARKLDQELFNAIQENITIAAQLEKDRIDWHFIPPAGPHFGGIWEAGVKSMKYHLKRIIGDTILTYEEMSTLLCQIEACLNSRPLYTIVSEVPKIIWDPLKLSILNHTEEFERLNNEIKFMKENHQKLKDLHFHHISGHAGLIIALILMIVLIIYFIRKCAVQQRMQAITLAGPLPVL comes from the exons ATGTCGACGGTTGTTAAGGCGGAGGAGTTACCAACCCTGCCTAAAATACAGATTCCCACTTTCTTTGGTGATTCCAAAGAATGGGATCTTTTTAATGAACTCTTTACAGAGCTCATACATGTGAGAGAGGATCTCAGTCCTTCTCtcaaatttaattatctaAAGTCAGCATTAAAAGGAGAAGCCAGAAATGTGGTTACTCATTTACTGCTCGGCTCTGGAGAAAATTATGAAGCCACTTGGGAGTTTTTGACCAAGCGATATGAGAATAAAAGAAACATATTCTCAGATCATATGAATAGGCTTATGGATatgccaaatttaaatttagaatccaataagcaaataaagacATTTATTGACACGATTAACGAgtcaatttatattataaaattaaaggcacAATTACCAGAAGATGTGGATGCAATTTTCGCTCACATAATTCTTCGGAAATTCAATAAAGAATCACTCAATTTATATGAAAGCCATGTTAAAAAGACAAAAGAAATACAGGCACTTTCTGATGTCATGGACTTTTTAGAGCAAAGGCTCAATTCTATATCATCATTCTCACAGGAAGTAAAACCTGTaaagaaaatgattaataataacaagaaTAAAAACTATAGTGACAATTGTGCATATTGCAAACTACCAGGgcattatttaattcaatgccataaatttaaaataatgaatcCAGCAGAACGGTCTGACTGGGTAAGAAAAAATGGGATTTGCCTAAGATGTCTGAGGCATCCGTTtggtaaaaaatgtataagcgAGCAGCTTTGTTCGACTTGTCGTAAACCTCACCACACGTTACTTCACTTTGCAGGTCATAATCCAGAAAAAGTGAATACGTGTAGAACAACAGGTCAAGCCTTGTTGGCCACGGCCTTGATTCAAGTAAAGTCGAAGTATGGAGGCTTTGAACAATTAAGAGCATTGATTGATAGTGGCTCTCAAAGCACAATTATTTCAGAAGAGTCTGCACAGAttctaaaattgaaaaaatttcgGTCTCATACTGAAATAAGTGGAGTATCTTCCACAGGAACGTGCATCTCCAAGCACAAAGCAGTTATTTCGATAAGAAATTCTCcgaaaaatttagaaattgaAGCAATTATTCTCCCAAAACTTATGAAGGCACTTCCAGTCAACACGATTAATGTTGATCAGAAAAAATGGAAGAACTTTAAATTAGCCGACCCCGATTTTAATAAACCGGGTCGCATTGATCTAATCATTGGAGCAGACGTATATACTCACATTCTGCAAAATGGAGTTATAAAAATAGACGGTCTCCTTgggcaaaaaactgatttcGGGTGGATAGTTTCTGGATGTAAAAAATCCAAAGgaaaagaaaccattgtagccacaacaatagaaataaaagagttAGATCGCTACTGGGAagtggaagaagaagaaaaagatgATATCGAGTCTGAAAtctgtgaaaataaatttatcaaaacgacaaaaaaagATTCAGATGGGCGATACATTGTGTCAATTCCATTCAAGGAGGATGTCACCTTAGGAGATTCAAAGAAACAAGCGATAGCTCGTTACATGAATCTggagaaaaaactaaaaagaaatgaaaaacttaaggTTGACTACACTAAATTCATGAATGAATACATGGATTTAGGACACATGATTGAAGTGAGTGATgaaggcaaatattttttaccgCACCAGGCAGTGATTAGAGATTCAAGCCTTACGACCAAATTGAGAGTAGTTTTTGATGCTTCAGCAAAAACTACGAATAACAAAAGTTTGAACGACATAATGTGGGTTGGGCCACGAGTTCAAAAAGATATTTTtgacattattattaaatggagaaaatgggaatttgttgtttcggCAGACATTGAAAAGATGTACCGACAAATTAAAATAGATAATAATGatcaaaaatatcaatatattttatggagAAATTctccaaaagaaaaaattaaaacatataaattaacCACAGTCACTTACGGAACTGCATCTGCACCATATTTGGCTACCAGGGTTCTGGTAGATATTGCAGATAAATGTAAAAACCAAGTTATTAGTGCAATAATTAGGAATGATTTCTATATGGATGACCTAATGACTGGAGCTGATTCGGTAGAAGaagctaataaattaataacattaattCTCCATGAATTGCAGAAAGTTGGATTCAACTTAAGGAAATGGATTTCCAACAATTCCAAAATATTAACCACTGTGGAGGACACAGGGGACAATAAGGTTCTCAATATTATCGAAAATGAATGTGTTAAAACTTTAGGACTAAAATGGGAACctcaaaatgatttatttaagttcAGCGTAAATTGTAATGatgaatcaaaaaatataaataagcgcGTTGTGTTATCAACGctagcaaaaatatttgatccGTTAGGATGGTTGGCACCAGTCACGGTTtcaggaaaactttttattcaaaaactttggataaataaaagtgaatgGGATCAGGAATTATCCATAGAAGATAAAAATTAttgggaaaaatataaagaaaatttattattgttagaGAATATTCGAATCCCAAGGTGGATTAATTCAAACAGTTCTTCAGTCATTCAGATTCACGGATTTGCGGACGCCTCCGAAAAAGCATATGCTGCAGTAGTCTATGCTAAAGTAGGACCTCATGTTAATATAATAGCTAGCAAAAGTAGAGTCAACCCTATAAAAAATAGGAAGACAATTCCCAAACTCGAGCTGTGTGCAGCTCACCTGCTTAGTGAATTAATCCAAAGACTAAAAGGATCAATTGACAATATAATGGAGATCTATGCTTGGAGTGATTCCACGATTACCTTAGCATGGATTAACAGTGGTCAAAGTAAgatcaaatttataaaaagaaGAACGGATGACAttcggaaattaaaaaatactgaATGGAATCATGTTAAGTCAGAGGATAATCCAGCAGATTTAGCATCCAGGGGAGTGGATTCTAACCAGTTGATCAACTGTGATTTTTGGTGGAAAGGTCCGAAATGGCTAGCAGACCCAAAAGAACTTTGGCCTCGGCAGCAGTCTGTAGAAGAACCTGTCTTAATAAATACGGTATTAAATGACAAAATAGATGATCCTATTTACGAATTAATAGAAAGGTATTCCAGTATAGAAAAACTTATACGTATAATAGCATACATAAATAGATTCGTGCAGAtgaaaacaagaaataaaGCCTATTCATCAATTATTTCAGTAAAGGAGATAAGAATAGCGGAAACAGTTGTTATTAAGAAACAACAAGAATACCAGTTTAGGCAAGAGATAAAGTGCcttaaaatcaaaaaggaaatcaagacaaataataaaatattgtcaTTGAATCCATTTTTGGACAAGGATGGGGTTCTAAGAGTTGGAGGAAGATTGCAAAATTCCAatgcagaatttaatgttaaacatccaATCATTTTAGAAAAATGCCACCTAACAagcttattaataaaaaatgctcaTAAGGAAACATTGCATGGAGGGATAAACCTAATGCGAAACTATATCCAAAGAAAGTATTGGATTTTCGGGTtgaaaaattcgttgaaaaagtATTTAAGAGAATGTGTAACGTGTGCAAggtataaacaaaatacagcTCAGCAAATAATGGGTAACTTGCCAAAATATAGAGTGACGATGACATTCCCGTTTCTTAATACTGGAATAGATTACGCAGGTCCTTATTATgttaaatgttcaaaaaatcgtggccaaaaaacatttaaaggaTACGTTGCTGTATTCGTTTGCATGGCCACCAAAGCCATACACTTAGAAATGGTAAGCGATCTAACTTCAGACGCATTTTTAGCAGCACTCAGAAGATTTATTGCTAGACGGGGAAAATGTTCCAATATCTATTCAGACAACGGAACAAATTTTGTAGGAGCTGCAAGAAAATTAGATCAAGAGTTATTTAATGCAATACAAGAAAATATAACGATTGCAGCGCAGCTTGAAAAGGACAGGATTGATTGGCATTTTATTCCCCCGGCAGGACCTCACTTCGGAGGTATTTGGGAAGCTGGAGTtaagtcaatgaaataccatttAAAGCGTATAATCGGCGACACTATTTTGACTTACGAAGAAATGTCAACTCTTTTATGTCAAATAGAAGCATGCTTAAATTCAAGGCCATTATACACTATAG TTAGTGAAGTGCCGAAGATTATTTGGGATCCGCTGAAACTATCAATATTAAATCATACTGAGGAATTTGAACGAttgaataatgaaattaaatttatgaaagagAACCATCAAAAATTGAAAGATTTACATTTCCATCATATTTCCGGACATGCTGGTTTAATTATTGCTTTAATACTAATGatagtattaataatatatttcatacgGAAATGTGCTGTGCAACAAAGAATGCAAGCAATAACCCTTGCAGGTCCGTTGCCAGTACTATAA